From Brachyspira pilosicoli, a single genomic window includes:
- the flcA gene encoding periplasmic flagellar collar protein FlcA, protein MPKIEDLERLGSLAFIIGNKELPKELSQQDYNNFKSVFTDEYMANSNQNNDMPSIDDLDNLDLPDDLKSQDDEKTDLDNLDLPESVDDLDDLDLPDDLKSQDNEKTDLDNLDLPESVDDLDDLDLPDNLENQDDEKTDLDDLDLPESVDDLDDLGLPNDLESQDDEKTDLDNLDLPKDKELENRINSEISNSNGKLDTNNLDVPILDDLPMPESLADYDDVDNAIEENIIDNDEDISIDDLPGIEDLDDELEEEIADKNNENNSNLDDLENILDDDSKDTDTKEEDTDNLDDLENILDDDSKDTDTKEEDTDNLDDLENILDDDSSKDANTKEEDTDNLDDLENILDDDSSKDNNTKKEDTDNLDDLDNVLDNENKETDIENTDSNLMVGNVAGNVRIVEEENSLPSPDSADNLPESKYEDVDKDINDDEVIDNIKRLSPITRHHVLDAILNEKLSKNSMQKLLKALEKGESNEYITDFINNELGLSISDSRGGLLDIIPIPNSLKEYAKIIRIAAIFLVLFVGIVLFSYQFIYKPVLANKYFKTGLENIYSSQFDEAERNFAKGDRLTPKKVKWYNKYAKEYTDRFAFSYALKKLETSVDINPRNIDTRLLFGYYYRTKGEKELSKEDYDSGEDLYNNLMSYTDKEKDLKRIYDDLGVLMISRAKTLVEPNYYDNAYENYREMINRFGDNVIPRKRVMLIKIYQDNYQDVKDLQNHINRLKSGYIDDEVYPKLAKYLLDKDDFYGARKLFEKLLSKYTNNLESIVGYADYEARLKHYDRAKEILINSALPIYSSNPYNVGEEYVYNMLGQIYYNLKEYGSAINNFKLALEKNSLYPDANFNLANLYFYQDNDYKKAKEHYKIAYDNLAPDLRSDQLLYNLSWIHYLDEEYDLAFQGFNDLFYKNPDNSIVSYALGNSLLHLDRANLANGFYRNALNKALESRRDKLEMRTEKDFMFISYLASLHNNIGVSYAYNSVVSNQIENEQMAFKNFVIASEYFDQLRTSNIDLDMNEKRTVTIDNQNIGASKYNMMAIQSKRNLKDNVIIDDYIPKTMFNLN, encoded by the coding sequence ATGCCAAAAATCGAAGATTTAGAAAGATTAGGAAGTTTAGCTTTTATAATAGGGAATAAAGAACTTCCAAAAGAATTATCACAACAAGACTATAACAATTTTAAGTCAGTATTTACAGATGAGTATATGGCGAATTCTAATCAAAATAATGATATGCCGTCTATAGATGATTTAGATAACTTAGATTTGCCTGATGACTTAAAAAGTCAAGATGATGAAAAAACAGATTTAGATAATTTGGATTTGCCTGAAAGTGTTGATGATTTAGACGACTTAGATTTGCCTGATGATTTAAAAAGTCAAGATAATGAAAAAACAGATTTAGATAATTTGGATTTGCCTGAAAGCGTTGATGATTTAGACGACTTAGATTTGCCTGATAATTTAGAAAATCAAGATGATGAAAAAACAGATTTAGATGATTTGGATTTACCTGAAAGCGTTGATGATTTAGATGACTTAGGTTTGCCTAATGATTTAGAAAGTCAAGATGATGAAAAAACAGATTTAGATAATTTGGATTTACCTAAAGACAAAGAATTAGAAAATAGGATTAATTCTGAAATTAGTAATTCTAATGGCAAATTAGACACCAATAATTTAGATGTTCCTATATTAGATGATTTACCTATGCCTGAAAGTTTGGCTGATTATGATGATGTTGATAATGCTATAGAAGAAAATATAATTGATAACGATGAAGATATTAGCATAGACGATTTACCTGGAATAGAAGATTTAGATGATGAATTAGAAGAAGAAATTGCTGATAAAAACAATGAAAATAATAGCAACTTAGATGATTTAGAAAATATATTAGATGACGACAGCAAAGATACTGACACTAAAGAGGAAGATACTGACAATTTAGATGATTTAGAAAATATATTAGATGATGACAGCAAAGATACTGACACTAAAGAAGAAGATACTGACAATTTAGATGATTTAGAAAATATATTAGATGACGACAGCAGCAAAGATGCTAACACTAAAGAAGAAGATACTGACAATTTAGATGATTTAGAAAATATATTAGATGACGACAGCAGTAAAGATAATAACACTAAAAAAGAAGATACTGACAATTTAGATGATTTAGATAACGTATTAGATAATGAAAATAAAGAAACTGATATAGAAAATACTGATAGTAACTTAATGGTTGGAAATGTTGCTGGTAATGTACGAATAGTAGAAGAAGAAAACTCTTTACCTTCTCCAGATTCTGCTGATAATTTACCTGAATCAAAATATGAAGATGTTGATAAAGATATAAATGATGATGAAGTTATAGACAATATAAAAAGATTATCCCCTATCACTAGACATCATGTTTTAGATGCTATATTAAATGAAAAACTCTCCAAAAATTCTATGCAAAAACTATTAAAAGCTTTAGAAAAAGGAGAATCTAATGAATATATAACAGATTTTATTAATAATGAATTAGGTTTAAGTATTTCAGATTCTAGGGGTGGATTATTAGATATTATACCTATACCTAACTCATTAAAAGAATATGCAAAAATAATAAGAATTGCAGCAATATTTTTAGTATTATTTGTTGGAATAGTATTATTTTCATATCAATTTATATATAAACCTGTTTTAGCTAACAAATATTTCAAAACTGGATTAGAAAATATATATAGCAGCCAATTTGATGAGGCAGAGAGAAATTTCGCTAAGGGTGACAGATTAACTCCTAAAAAAGTAAAATGGTATAATAAATATGCAAAAGAATATACTGATAGATTTGCATTCAGTTATGCTTTAAAAAAGTTAGAAACATCTGTAGACATTAACCCTAGAAATATTGATACGAGACTTTTATTTGGATACTACTATAGAACTAAGGGAGAAAAAGAACTATCAAAAGAAGATTATGATAGCGGTGAAGATTTATATAATAATTTAATGTCTTATACTGATAAAGAAAAAGATTTAAAAAGAATATATGATGATCTTGGTGTTCTTATGATAAGCAGAGCAAAAACTTTAGTAGAGCCTAATTATTATGATAATGCCTATGAAAATTACAGAGAGATGATAAATAGGTTTGGTGATAATGTTATACCAAGAAAAAGAGTAATGCTTATAAAAATATATCAGGATAATTATCAAGATGTTAAAGATTTGCAAAATCATATAAATAGATTAAAAAGCGGATATATAGATGATGAGGTTTATCCTAAATTAGCTAAATATTTATTAGATAAAGATGATTTCTATGGAGCAAGGAAATTGTTTGAAAAGTTATTATCAAAATACACAAATAATTTAGAATCTATTGTAGGATATGCAGATTATGAAGCAAGATTAAAACACTATGACAGAGCTAAAGAAATATTAATAAACTCAGCATTGCCTATATATAGTTCTAATCCTTATAATGTTGGAGAAGAATATGTATATAATATGCTTGGACAAATATATTATAATTTAAAAGAGTATGGAAGTGCTATTAATAATTTTAAATTAGCATTAGAAAAAAACAGCTTGTACCCAGATGCTAATTTTAATTTAGCTAACTTATATTTTTACCAGGATAATGATTATAAAAAGGCAAAAGAACATTACAAAATAGCTTATGATAATTTAGCTCCAGATTTAAGAAGTGATCAGCTGCTTTATAATTTATCTTGGATACATTATTTAGATGAAGAATATGATTTGGCTTTTCAGGGCTTTAATGATTTATTCTACAAAAACCCCGATAACAGCATTGTATCATATGCTTTAGGTAATTCACTTCTTCATTTGGACAGAGCAAATTTAGCTAATGGTTTTTATAGAAATGCTTTAAATAAAGCATTAGAGAGCAGAAGAGACAAATTAGAAATGCGTACAGAGAAGGATTTTATGTTTATTAGCTACTTAGCTAGTTTACATAACAACATAGGAGTATCTTATGCTTATAATTCTGTTGTAAGCAACCAAATAGAAAATGAGCAGATGGCTTTTAAGAACTTTGTAATTGCTAGCGAATATTTTGACCAGTTGAGAACATCTAATATAGATTTGGATATGAATGAAAAAAGAACTGTTACTATAGATAATCAAAATATTGGTGCTTCAAAATATAATATGATGGCTATACAAAGCAAGAGAAATTTAAAAGACAATGTTATAATTGATGATTATATTCCGAAAACTATGTTTAACTTAAACTAA
- a CDS encoding Na/Pi cotransporter family protein, protein MILTLLFSLVGGFGLFMYGLKVFSDGLQESTENTLKEILHKVTQNKILGIALGFSITAIVQSSSAVTVMAVSFVNANILTLSQAINIILGANIGTTVTGWIISLDIDILALPSLGIGAIIVIFASQSRKIKFFGEILMGFGMIFYGLILMKMAFEGVRDSENFKNLFLMANAYTLQGRFICVLIGTVVTAIIQSSSAALGVTISLATVGLIDYPTAVALILGQNIGTTITAVLATIGASINAKRAALVHCLFNIFGVFYMFFLFPYYLKLVDFIVGFMVSGGPDLIVNDNYVNISFYIAAAHTIFNIVNVIVFFFLTDKLEYIVCFIIKDKDGEKHISLLSDRLLHMPISAEIEVRKEVAYMGEIAQKMLSRIEQLFENPSEKLLNKIRDHEKMLDNTDNEIHTFLLKLLGKSTLNSADIASLINISTYYENLGDNLKDLGKAIIKGNEKKTLFNEIQRKDILQMLHNNKEFIDYLSTLILNNYSINKEKTYEEAMEKYHQIKDFYYEARQRHYDNVDKSLIPALNAHLYGDVLVYFNRSISNLVNIVEAITGKDK, encoded by the coding sequence ATGATACTCACTTTGCTTTTTTCATTGGTAGGCGGTTTTGGGCTTTTTATGTATGGACTTAAAGTGTTTTCTGACGGCCTTCAGGAAAGTACTGAAAACACTTTAAAAGAAATACTTCATAAAGTTACTCAAAATAAAATATTAGGTATAGCTCTTGGTTTTTCAATTACTGCTATAGTACAGTCAAGCAGTGCTGTTACTGTAATGGCGGTTAGTTTTGTTAATGCAAACATATTAACTTTATCTCAAGCTATCAATATTATATTAGGTGCTAATATTGGTACTACTGTTACGGGTTGGATAATTTCATTAGATATAGATATTTTAGCTTTACCTTCTTTGGGTATAGGAGCTATTATAGTAATATTTGCAAGCCAAAGCAGGAAGATAAAATTCTTCGGTGAAATATTAATGGGCTTTGGTATGATATTCTATGGACTTATCTTAATGAAAATGGCTTTTGAGGGCGTAAGAGATTCTGAAAATTTTAAAAACTTGTTTTTAATGGCAAACGCTTACACCCTTCAAGGAAGATTTATTTGCGTATTAATAGGAACTGTTGTAACAGCTATAATACAATCAAGCAGTGCTGCTTTGGGTGTTACTATTTCGCTTGCTACTGTTGGTTTGATTGACTACCCTACTGCTGTTGCTTTGATACTTGGTCAAAACATTGGTACTACTATAACTGCTGTACTTGCTACAATAGGTGCTTCTATTAATGCTAAAAGAGCTGCTTTAGTGCATTGTTTATTCAACATATTCGGCGTATTTTATATGTTCTTCCTATTCCCATACTATCTTAAACTTGTTGATTTTATAGTTGGATTTATGGTATCAGGAGGACCTGATTTAATTGTTAATGATAATTATGTTAATATATCTTTCTATATAGCTGCAGCTCACACCATTTTTAATATAGTAAACGTTATAGTATTTTTCTTTCTCACAGACAAATTAGAATATATTGTTTGCTTCATTATTAAAGATAAAGACGGAGAAAAACATATTAGTTTATTATCTGACAGACTTTTGCATATGCCTATTTCTGCTGAGATAGAAGTAAGAAAAGAAGTTGCATATATGGGAGAAATTGCTCAAAAGATGTTGTCAAGAATAGAGCAGCTATTTGAAAATCCAAGTGAAAAACTTCTTAATAAAATCCGAGACCATGAAAAAATGCTCGATAACACAGATAATGAGATACATACATTCTTACTTAAACTTCTTGGAAAAAGCACCCTAAATTCTGCTGATATAGCCTCTTTAATTAATATTAGTACATACTACGAAAATTTAGGCGATAATTTAAAAGATTTAGGGAAGGCTATTATTAAAGGAAATGAGAAAAAAACTTTATTTAATGAAATACAGAGAAAAGATATACTTCAAATGCTTCATAACAATAAAGAATTTATAGATTATTTATCAACTCTCATACTTAACAATTATTCTATAAACAAAGAAAAAACTTATGAAGAAGCGATGGAAAAATATCATCAAATAAAAGATTTCTACTATGAAGCAAGACAAAGGCATTATGATAATGTTGATAAATCTTTAATACCAGCATTAAACGCTCATTTATATGGTGATGTGCTTGTTTATTTTAACCGCTCTATTTCAAATTTGGTTAATATAGTAGAGGCTATTACTGGAAAAGATAAATAA
- a CDS encoding 5-formyltetrahydrofolate cyclo-ligase — MAIEEEKQILRKSLKLIRSKLDSKFIESRAAAITAKFFSIVDIDKFREVCLYIDFANEVPTKNIIEKLLNKNIKVSVPYIIDNHNMKLKYIEDYNKDINFNTRFGNGEPFLYCKDCNIEDISMFIIPALAFDEHCNRIGFGRGYYDNILKENKNALRIGLSYDYQILPILPKDDNDEILDIIISENKVITAIF; from the coding sequence GTGGCTATAGAAGAAGAGAAACAAATTTTAAGAAAATCATTAAAGCTTATACGAAGTAAGTTAGACAGCAAGTTTATAGAGAGTAGAGCTGCAGCAATTACTGCTAAATTCTTTAGTATAGTGGATATAGATAAATTTAGAGAAGTTTGTTTATATATAGATTTCGCAAATGAAGTTCCAACAAAAAATATTATAGAAAAACTGCTAAATAAAAATATTAAAGTGTCAGTGCCATATATAATAGATAATCATAATATGAAATTAAAATATATAGAAGATTATAATAAGGATATTAATTTTAATACAAGGTTTGGTAATGGAGAGCCTTTTTTATATTGCAAAGATTGTAATATAGAAGATATATCTATGTTTATAATACCAGCTTTAGCTTTTGATGAACATTGTAATAGAATAGGATTCGGAAGAGGCTATTACGATAATATTTTGAAAGAAAATAAGAATGCTTTAAGAATAGGTCTTTCTTATGATTATCAAATTCTTCCTATACTGCCTAAAGATGATAATGATGAAATATTAGATATTATAATAAGTGAAAATAAAGTGATAACAGCGATATTTTAA
- a CDS encoding DNA-3-methyladenine glycosylase I — translation MKKICKWAKTDIEIKYHNDEWCKVCHDEIKLFEMLILENMQAGLSWRCVLNKREAMREAFDNFDYKKISNYDEKKIASLLENKAIIRNKRKIDAMIINAKKFIEVQKEFGSFDKYIWRFTNNEVVYNKLNYDDALPAENELSKTVSKDLIKRGFKFVGSIIIYSYLEAIGIINDHYIDCPFK, via the coding sequence ATGAAAAAAATATGCAAATGGGCTAAAACCGATATAGAAATAAAATATCATAATGATGAATGGTGTAAGGTTTGTCATGATGAAATAAAATTATTTGAAATGCTTATACTTGAGAATATGCAGGCTGGTTTAAGTTGGAGATGCGTTTTAAATAAAAGAGAAGCTATGAGAGAAGCTTTTGACAATTTCGATTATAAAAAAATATCTAATTACGATGAAAAAAAAATTGCATCTCTTTTAGAAAATAAAGCTATTATTAGAAACAAAAGAAAAATAGATGCTATGATAATAAATGCCAAGAAATTTATAGAAGTTCAAAAAGAGTTTGGAAGCTTCGATAAATATATATGGCGTTTTACAAATAATGAAGTTGTGTATAATAAACTAAATTATGATGATGCACTTCCTGCAGAAAATGAACTTTCAAAAACAGTAAGCAAAGATTTAATAAAAAGAGGCTTTAAGTTTGTAGGGAGCATTATAATATACAGCTATTTAGAGGCTATAGGTATTATTAATGACCATTATATAGATTGTCCTTTTAAATAA
- a CDS encoding aldo/keto reductase — protein sequence MNRYDNMIFNRCGKSGLKLPIISLGLWHNFGENCDYNNMKDIINTAFDNGITHFDLANNYGPPYGAAEINMGKILNDGFNKYRDEIIISTKAGYDMWDGPYGDWGSKKYLIASINQSLKRLNIEYVDIFYHHRMDSETPLEETMEALTRIVKSGKALYVGLSNYDGATMERAAKILTYANVPFIINQNRYSIFDRTIENNGLKLKSQKLSKGIIAYSPLAQGLLTDKYIDGIPNDSRMAADGRYLKKDAITRDRLRQIKELNDLAKERGDTLAQMALRWVLKDEDITSVLIGASKSSQIVENLKIINKNNLTDAELKKIDDITL from the coding sequence ATGAATAGATATGATAATATGATTTTTAACAGGTGCGGAAAAAGCGGTTTAAAATTACCTATAATATCTCTTGGTTTATGGCATAATTTTGGTGAGAATTGTGATTATAATAACATGAAAGATATTATAAATACTGCTTTTGATAATGGTATAACACATTTTGATTTAGCCAATAATTATGGTCCTCCGTATGGAGCTGCTGAAATTAATATGGGAAAAATTTTAAATGATGGTTTTAATAAATATAGAGATGAAATTATTATAAGCACTAAAGCAGGATATGATATGTGGGACGGACCTTATGGAGATTGGGGGAGTAAAAAATATTTAATAGCGAGCATTAATCAAAGCTTAAAAAGATTAAATATTGAGTATGTAGATATATTTTATCATCATAGAATGGATAGTGAAACTCCTCTTGAAGAGACTATGGAGGCATTAACTAGGATAGTAAAGAGCGGTAAGGCTTTATATGTTGGGCTTTCTAATTATGATGGAGCTACTATGGAGAGAGCTGCTAAAATATTAACTTATGCTAATGTGCCTTTTATAATTAATCAAAACAGATATTCTATATTCGATAGAACCATAGAAAATAATGGTCTTAAATTAAAATCCCAAAAATTATCAAAAGGTATAATAGCTTATAGTCCGCTTGCTCAGGGGTTGCTTACAGATAAATATATTGACGGCATACCTAATGACAGCAGAATGGCAGCAGACGGAAGATATTTAAAGAAAGATGCTATTACAAGAGATAGATTAAGACAGATAAAAGAACTTAATGATTTAGCTAAAGAGAGAGGAGATACTTTAGCACAGATGGCTTTGAGGTGGGTTTTAAAAGATGAGGATATTACAAGCGTTTTAATAGGAGCTTCAAAATCTAGTCAAATAGTAGAAAATTTAAAAATAATTAATAAAAATAATTTAACTGATGCTGAACTTAAAAAAATTGATGATATAACTTTATAA
- a CDS encoding methyl-accepting chemotaxis protein has translation MFKKLSQIIKNIFKENSLILKFLIPYITFIILICIAIYFIYAPQYRNTYMTNSQDNTIKLKNILENNVENLIVEINVLSAYLEKEDNNDKALEVFQNVLKNNNYLVNIFYSDIIPYNEGGFYINANNEPLGNYNPTSTQWFKDVMTNNKIITATPYMKNNKTIASFAKAVYKNNRVYGVLWFDIDFEKFIQATINENKKYGYNIYIINDAGLYLFSPDKNSILKNNIFSNPNFTENKNNILNNNTFTSINTKFTHVSSKIKDTNWIFVSDISKRELNAMFYKLYILIVVVFILLIGIEAVLVILIAKPLSTTLNSTVKIIETMSDCNFDIKFNEKELNKKDQAGELVRALNKMQKTLGKVIYNLTNSINEINNSVNSITTASVNLSDRANSQASALEELASSIQSVSDSLKETASSAGNAKRMSEEVFESTKRGVDAVEDTSHNMEDIAESSKKVSDITKIIESIALQTNILALNASVEAARAGEQGKGFAVVANEVRTLANNVANAAKDISDIINDTVRKIELGSTSVKASSYILNQIEKSVNEVSNLLVGISNAITNEEESISQINSAVAELNNITQETSAIAEQGAINSNNALDKAQNIVVEVSQFKF, from the coding sequence GTGTTCAAGAAGTTATCGCAAATAATAAAGAATATTTTTAAAGAAAATAGTCTAATACTTAAATTTTTAATACCATATATAACTTTTATTATACTAATATGTATCGCTATATATTTTATTTATGCTCCGCAATATAGAAATACATACATGACAAACAGCCAAGATAATACAATAAAATTAAAAAATATATTAGAAAACAATGTAGAAAACTTAATAGTTGAAATTAATGTACTTTCTGCATATTTAGAAAAAGAAGACAATAATGATAAAGCTCTGGAAGTATTTCAAAATGTATTAAAAAACAATAATTATTTAGTTAATATATTTTATTCTGATATTATACCTTACAATGAAGGCGGTTTTTATATAAATGCTAATAACGAACCATTAGGAAATTATAACCCCACATCGACACAATGGTTCAAAGACGTTATGACAAACAATAAGATTATAACTGCTACACCATATATGAAAAACAATAAAACTATAGCATCTTTCGCAAAAGCAGTGTATAAAAATAATAGAGTATATGGAGTTTTATGGTTTGATATAGATTTTGAAAAATTTATACAAGCTACAATAAACGAAAACAAAAAATATGGATATAATATATATATAATCAATGATGCAGGACTATATTTGTTTAGCCCTGATAAAAATAGCATATTAAAAAATAATATATTCTCAAACCCTAACTTTACAGAAAATAAAAATAACATATTAAATAATAATACTTTCACATCTATTAATACAAAGTTCACACATGTATCATCAAAAATAAAAGATACAAATTGGATATTCGTATCTGATATATCTAAAAGAGAACTTAATGCAATGTTCTACAAGCTTTACATACTAATTGTAGTAGTATTTATACTTCTTATAGGAATAGAGGCTGTACTTGTAATTTTAATAGCTAAACCTTTATCTACTACATTAAACAGCACTGTAAAAATAATAGAAACAATGTCTGATTGTAATTTTGATATAAAATTTAATGAAAAAGAATTAAATAAAAAAGATCAGGCTGGTGAATTAGTAAGAGCATTAAATAAAATGCAAAAAACTTTAGGTAAAGTAATATATAATCTAACTAATTCTATAAATGAAATTAATAATTCAGTTAATTCCATAACAACTGCTAGTGTTAATTTATCTGACAGAGCTAATTCACAGGCAAGTGCATTAGAAGAATTAGCAAGTTCCATACAATCTGTATCAGATTCACTAAAAGAAACAGCGAGCAGTGCTGGTAATGCTAAAAGAATGAGTGAAGAAGTATTTGAATCTACAAAAAGAGGGGTTGATGCTGTAGAGGATACTTCACATAACATGGAAGATATAGCAGAGTCTAGTAAAAAGGTTTCTGATATAACTAAAATAATTGAATCAATAGCTTTACAAACTAATATATTGGCATTGAATGCATCTGTAGAAGCTGCGCGTGCTGGAGAGCAAGGTAAGGGGTTTGCGGTTGTTGCTAATGAGGTTAGAACTTTGGCAAATAATGTAGCTAATGCTGCTAAAGATATATCTGATATAATTAATGATACTGTTAGAAAAATTGAACTTGGAAGCACTTCAGTAAAAGCTTCATCATATATATTAAACCAAATAGAAAAATCTGTTAATGAAGTATCAAATTTGCTTGTTGGTATATCTAATGCTATTACAAATGAGGAAGAAAGTATATCACAAATAAACTCTGCAGTAGCGGAGCTTAATAATATAACTCAAGAAACTTCGGCTATAGCTGAACAGGGTGCTATAAACAGCAATAATGCTTTAGATAAAGCTCAAAATATTGTTGTAGAAGTTTCACAATTTAAATTTTGA
- a CDS encoding thioesterase family protein: MPHINKTEIRIIYADTDQMGIVYHANYLKFFEIGRTELLRELGISYKEMEAYGLYLPVKEVFIDYKISIKYDDLIVVHTSVDKLKNVSLKLKYEIRNKNNPDILHTTGYTLHPFINKNGDIVKPDDYLYNIMAKGK; this comes from the coding sequence ATGCCGCATATTAATAAAACTGAAATAAGAATTATATACGCTGATACTGATCAAATGGGAATAGTTTATCATGCTAATTATCTTAAATTTTTTGAGATAGGAAGAACCGAACTTTTAAGAGAATTAGGTATTTCATATAAAGAAATGGAGGCTTATGGGCTATATTTACCTGTAAAAGAAGTTTTTATAGACTATAAAATATCAATAAAATACGATGATTTAATTGTGGTTCATACTTCTGTAGATAAATTAAAAAATGTATCATTAAAATTAAAATATGAAATTAGAAATAAAAACAACCCTGATATACTGCATACAACTGGATATACACTTCATCCTTTTATAAATAAAAATGGGGATATAGTTAAACCTGATGATTACCTATATAATATAATGGCTAAAGGGAAATAA
- a CDS encoding F0F1 ATP synthase subunit epsilon: protein MASKKTLVCSVITKEGPILRSIKIEHIEIPSVNGYVSIYADHCPYIVSILYGELRIYDEENKLINMYVDGGIAEVTQNVIAVLVKIATYPKDIDVESLKEKIDKLSKQMTINAEEKRRNNIEIDKYKKQIEIASK from the coding sequence ATGGCTAGTAAAAAAACATTAGTATGCTCTGTTATAACTAAAGAAGGACCTATTTTAAGATCTATAAAAATAGAACATATAGAAATTCCATCTGTAAATGGATATGTTTCTATATACGCAGACCACTGTCCGTATATTGTAAGTATATTGTATGGAGAACTTAGAATATATGATGAAGAAAACAAGTTAATAAATATGTATGTAGATGGGGGTATTGCTGAAGTAACTCAAAATGTGATAGCAGTGTTAGTAAAAATAGCTACATATCCAAAAGATATTGATGTTGAATCATTAAAAGAAAAAATAGACAAATTAAGTAAACAGATGACTATTAATGCTGAAGAAAAACGAAGAAATAATATAGAAATTGATAAGTATAAAAAACAAATAGAAATTGCAAGTAAATAA
- a CDS encoding PilZ domain-containing protein, with protein sequence MDKVKAVLIESDSNIIEKYKNGLSASFDISTFKDTHSSMSYIIKNNVDIYFYMIRYNEKDENSISFFADKIKDINPQIKLVIIEAEDNFNKDKYPYAIVFNNKSEMGHINDILLQYVNNNDSSQRRQYSRVNWPLNVIIAYKDKMRGTMERNILSISGNGAYIRSDINIPNKGEMLGLTISFRDFKLFTEAKVVFINNGTERPNFPKGFAVQFIDIGMASQKIIDQIIRDKLLQEILIEYEDEHFSS encoded by the coding sequence ATGGATAAAGTAAAGGCTGTATTAATAGAAAGCGATTCTAATATTATAGAAAAATATAAAAATGGGCTTTCAGCATCTTTTGATATAAGCACTTTTAAAGATACTCATTCATCTATGTCATATATTATTAAAAATAATGTAGATATTTATTTCTATATGATTAGATATAATGAAAAAGATGAAAATAGTATTAGTTTTTTTGCTGATAAAATAAAAGATATTAATCCTCAAATAAAGTTAGTGATTATAGAGGCTGAGGATAATTTTAATAAAGATAAATATCCTTATGCGATAGTTTTTAATAATAAATCAGAAATGGGACATATTAATGATATTCTTTTACAGTATGTCAATAATAATGACAGTTCACAGAGGAGACAATATTCAAGAGTTAATTGGCCTTTAAATGTTATAATAGCGTATAAAGATAAAATGCGCGGCACTATGGAAAGAAATATATTATCTATTAGCGGTAATGGTGCTTATATTCGTTCGGATATTAATATTCCAAATAAAGGTGAAATGCTTGGCCTTACTATTTCTTTTAGAGATTTTAAATTATTTACAGAAGCTAAGGTAGTTTTTATAAATAATGGTACAGAAAGACCTAATTTCCCTAAGGGGTTTGCTGTGCAATTTATAGATATAGGTATGGCTTCACAGAAGATTATTGACCAGATTATAAGAGATAAATTATTACAAGAAATATTGATAGAATATGAAGATGAGCATTTTTCATCATAA